A section of the Arabiibacter massiliensis genome encodes:
- a CDS encoding DUF2207 domain-containing protein translates to MQTTSGSHLCEPPATSRKAAALLCAVLVALACAFVAFSPSPALAKSYTMPKVDIQAQVETDGSLHVVEQRTFDFNGDFTAVFWPFGELADNSSIQINGVRMGHVGAGGAIEGEWTTLKDVPFQLDWRDAGGPGGDAYSFDTAQNTLYVFFNAVDEKLMVELDYTIVNGAQAYKDVGEVYWQYVNSGWTEASDDVTMTLALPVPQGVEVEPGENVRAWGHGPLDGTVSINADGTVTYRVPRVASGQYAEARVTFPVEWLANLSGDDALVHRDQPRLETVLKEEQGWADEANRDRVMSLAFIIGCGVVCVALLAWALRAYFKYGKEHEPDFTDEYWRDVPDPSVHPAVIGRLWRWDRESQDDFTATLMHLSHVGAIRIDAGSYDQPGVFGSKQVDDYYLTRLPAADEVSDPLDRAALDLLFDRVAGGEDSLWFGTIKKYGEDHPQEFVDAMQGWQGMLSAETNRQDFFEAKSKRYQGYLVTAAVLVAMAGLGIGLFTQNFIPTLFMVPTAIALGVIGNYMPRRSVRGNNLVAKCKALRNWLRDFSSLDERPPTDVKVWGEFMVYAYLFGVADQAIKQLQTTMPQLFEPGASMGMTYMPWWLWYAPGHGMSGAAMPSAGSLFQTSLANTVSTAQAALSGASGNFSSGGGFGGGFSGGGGGGFGGGGIGGAR, encoded by the coding sequence GTGCAAACCACGAGCGGTTCGCATCTTTGCGAGCCACCCGCCACATCGAGGAAAGCGGCAGCGCTCCTATGCGCCGTCCTCGTCGCGCTCGCGTGCGCCTTCGTGGCATTTTCGCCCTCGCCCGCACTCGCCAAATCCTACACCATGCCGAAGGTGGACATCCAGGCGCAGGTGGAGACGGACGGCTCGCTGCACGTGGTCGAGCAGCGCACGTTCGATTTCAACGGCGACTTCACGGCCGTGTTCTGGCCGTTCGGCGAGCTGGCCGACAACTCCTCCATCCAGATCAACGGCGTGCGGATGGGGCATGTGGGTGCCGGCGGCGCCATCGAAGGCGAGTGGACGACGCTCAAGGACGTGCCGTTCCAGCTGGACTGGCGCGACGCGGGCGGCCCGGGCGGCGACGCGTACTCCTTCGACACCGCGCAGAACACGCTGTATGTGTTCTTCAACGCCGTCGACGAGAAGCTCATGGTGGAGCTGGACTACACCATTGTGAACGGCGCGCAGGCGTACAAGGACGTGGGCGAGGTGTACTGGCAGTACGTGAACTCCGGCTGGACCGAGGCGTCCGACGACGTGACGATGACGCTCGCTCTGCCGGTGCCCCAGGGAGTCGAGGTGGAGCCCGGCGAGAACGTGCGCGCCTGGGGCCACGGCCCGCTCGACGGAACGGTCTCGATCAACGCCGACGGCACGGTCACCTACCGCGTGCCGCGCGTGGCATCCGGGCAGTACGCGGAGGCGCGCGTGACGTTCCCGGTGGAGTGGCTCGCGAACCTCTCCGGCGACGACGCGCTCGTCCATCGCGATCAGCCGCGCCTCGAGACGGTGCTCAAGGAGGAGCAGGGCTGGGCCGACGAGGCGAACCGCGACCGCGTGATGTCGCTCGCGTTCATCATCGGTTGCGGTGTGGTGTGCGTGGCGCTTCTGGCCTGGGCGCTGCGCGCGTACTTCAAGTACGGCAAGGAGCACGAGCCCGACTTCACCGACGAGTATTGGCGCGACGTGCCCGACCCCTCGGTGCATCCTGCCGTGATCGGCCGCCTGTGGCGCTGGGACCGCGAGAGCCAGGACGACTTCACCGCCACGCTCATGCACCTGTCGCACGTCGGCGCCATCCGCATCGACGCCGGCAGCTACGATCAGCCCGGCGTGTTCGGCTCGAAGCAGGTGGACGACTACTACCTCACGCGCCTCCCGGCTGCCGACGAGGTGAGCGACCCCCTCGACCGGGCCGCGCTCGACCTGCTGTTCGACCGCGTGGCGGGCGGCGAGGACTCGCTGTGGTTCGGCACCATCAAGAAGTACGGCGAGGACCATCCGCAGGAGTTCGTCGACGCCATGCAGGGCTGGCAGGGCATGCTGTCGGCCGAGACGAACCGCCAGGACTTCTTCGAGGCGAAGAGCAAGCGCTACCAGGGCTACCTGGTGACGGCGGCCGTGCTGGTGGCGATGGCGGGCCTCGGCATCGGGCTGTTCACGCAGAACTTCATTCCGACGCTGTTCATGGTGCCCACGGCCATCGCGCTCGGCGTGATCGGCAACTATATGCCCCGCCGCAGTGTGCGCGGAAATAACCTGGTGGCTAAGTGCAAGGCGCTGCGCAATTGGCTGCGCGACTTCTCGTCGCTCGACGAGCGCCCTCCCACCGACGTGAAGGTGTGGGGCGAGTTCATGGTGTATGCGTACCTGTTCGGCGTGGCCGACCAGGCCATCAAACAGCTGCAGACCACCATGCCGCAGCTGTTCGAGCCCGGCGCCTCCATGGGCATGACGTATATGCCCTGGTGGCTTTGGTACGCCCCCGGCCACGGCATGTCGGGGGCGGCCATGCCGTCGGCGGGCAGCCTGTTCCAGACGTCGCTCGCCAACACGGTATCCACCGCGCAGGCGGCGCTCTCGGGCGCGAGCGGGAACTTCTCGAGCGGCGGCGGGTTCGGCGGCGGCTTCTCCGGCGGCGGGGGAGGCGGCTTCGGCGGCGGCGGAATCGGCGGCGCGCGCTGA
- a CDS encoding guanylate cyclase produces the protein MIARLSRVVPMLLALAVLALVVYLVVAWRSSPNRGKEVLIRLFTVLTGVLSGLFLLVCAYAWLESNEAVFDLSASFLITALVGLAVTRVCRAVFLRHHPAYRIKPQKTRRIGIRKRR, from the coding sequence GTGATCGCTCGCCTGTCGCGCGTGGTGCCGATGCTGCTGGCGTTGGCCGTTCTGGCGCTCGTGGTGTACCTCGTGGTGGCCTGGCGCTCTTCTCCGAACCGCGGCAAGGAAGTGCTCATCCGCCTGTTCACCGTGCTGACGGGCGTGCTGTCCGGGCTCTTCCTGCTCGTGTGCGCCTACGCGTGGCTCGAATCGAACGAAGCGGTGTTCGACCTCAGCGCGAGTTTCCTCATCACGGCCCTCGTCGGCCTGGCGGTCACGCGCGTCTGCCGCGCCGTGTTCCTGCGCCACCACCCGGCCTACCGCATCAAGCCCCAGAAGACCCGCCGCATCGGCATCCGCAAACGGCGATGA